catgttttttatattttatatacctgctatAATTTGTTggacagaaagttagttccaaGATCAGTCAATATCTTGTTAGGGATCCCTACtcttgccataatctgcactaactctgtggctattgcagcggcactagtggacctcaatggaactgcctccaggtatcgcattgcataatctaccactactaatatatgcgtatactcggattcagaaggtagcaaagggcccactatgtccattgcaatgtgttcaaaaggagtggaaataatcggcagtggaaccaaaggggcgggcGCACTCGCCCCTTTGGTGTAATAAGTGTGGATAATAAGTGTGGATACACTAGCACCCCAGCCCCATCAATATCTTTACCTTCAATAGATCAGACCTGCCCCAAAGTGTGCTCTAGTGAAGgttcattatgttggccccacactatgtccgcacttgagtaccacatgtccggtatattgggGGGGGCTGGAGTACATGGCCCTGTAACCTTGCCCTCTTGGTCACACTGCATTCCGGctccctttgactggcatttgttagCATCCAAACACTCTCCCACCAGAGtcctctctttatttgtttttctagggcagaaaataggagaaaacacttcagcttgaaaaggaaacacatcaccaatgtgttcccttttcttttttactgccACGTTtatgtgtgtggctgagactgccattatttgcatcaattttttgaattttggccagtctcagcCCAGAACTTTTCCTGAACCCCTACTACCAGGTGCCATTTTTATCGATCCTATCGATAAacatacttttaatgtggggtatgccgccgtgtttccatggatacaggagatggccacctggcCTCATGCCCGCCAGGACACACCACCCAAGACAGCTGTTCTAATCAAGGTTTTCTCacatcctgtgtccactaatgtgcGGGTTTTCACATTACCCAAAACCACATCAACCATACAAGGCACCTCCCAACCATTTCCCCCGCTCTttctcaggtgcccaattacacgTGGCCTCGTCACACTCCATGGGAGCGAGgtatgacctggccagatgtcctgGTTAGTTACACCTAAAACAAgttggggggacagagggggtTATGGTTAGATATCTGTCCCTTTGCTGGTATGGcaatacaggtgcagaggtgatgcagacagagactgtaatccggtttggaaaggggtattttatttgtatttccaggtctggtgaccagtaacaataataaacaaacagtaataaATCAGACGTAtgtgccccacaataatacatccacggtcaccagtcctgggtgagtgcagtagctctcatggtgggtgatacactTTATTGTTTTGTGACAGTaaatgcagtgctgttccggtttTAGTGTTGGCCTTGGTGACATCTACGGAATCATGTTGGTCATCTTGTGCAACAAACAAGACCGattatttacacagacaaacaaacaaaaacattcacaaaCTGCTCCACATTTTTAACTCCAGTTAAAATCCTCGGTTCCTTCCATTCAAACCAATGAGAAGGAACAGTCTCCATttccttttatgctgtcacgcattaccccttggtaaacgagtgcaaccgcctctccaatctgcgaatgccacatcgtttccctgtcgtgcatatttacgttgtatatctagggtttatgtcataactgtgtcctcgccaattaccattaaagtaTAAACACAATAaccacaatacctcaataagaactagcgattctgatTTAATTATTCCTAGAttcatgaaaagagattaacaattaatattatgtatgtttaagtatttcaaatcaatcataaatgtgtatttgttataagacaaaaataaaccaaaccatccaaattattattacatttattcctattctcaaaggaagaagaataaaggttaggcttcacagttaaaaatatatgtataaagaataaacaaattaaaacattcaaggaaaagtaatgcattgttcaATGTTCATAacaaatccttgatgtgctctctggtcgtAGAGTTTTgtattagtgaagcagtcttaatagttcatcacgcattatgtatacatgtgccagcttccttgtggctaagtacgcatgtgatgatatcaatatcatggcttcagttcagttacttgtaaacacacaatataagtttgatacttattctgttggtgtgatgtttaaaacaaagtcttcttaacacagccatcctctctgtagaagatagctgtgcagcagcacagtgcagtatctttttgaccttccattggttcacagtatttgatagacagttccgtgtcacacaaaaaggatgtgttagaaatggaatgtatccccctattttgttatcaaaggattttacatttatcatttaaacctattcaatataactttagttacattcattggagaagcatacaaatttcagtttcattcgctatacaaaattacgattacaagcatataaaaaacatcatgatacaatcaaaggataatatttaaaaatagttattagtttataatattcatttaaaatacaataaacacttcagatgtattgggaaacttacttaaaataactattaaacttgtgtccacaagttatgtaattaaaaatgatccttaaagcattttaactaacttttaacacaataatgatacAACTGCATTGTAGCTATAGCTTGCCTTGGCTCttcttcaaagagttaacacagtttgtgttctgtgccttattGTCACGAAGATGGCTGTAgttggtgacatcagaccagaaccaggaatcaacaaataaacaacgGAGAGGTTGAGTTTGGAAAGCTGAGTGCTTGGATGTGCTGATCATTTAATAANNNNNNNNNNNNNNNNNNNNNNNNNNNNNNNNNNNNNNNNNNNNNNNNNNNNNNNNNNNNNNNNNNNNNNNNNNNNNNNNNNNNNNNNNNNNNNNNNNNNNNNNNNNNNNNNNNNNNNNNNNNNNNNNNNNNNNNNNNNNNNNNNNNNNNNNNNNNNNNNNNNNNNNNNNNNNNNNNNNNNNNNNNNNNNNNNNNNNNNNNNNNNNNNNNNNNNNNNNNNNNNNNNNNNNNNNNNNNNNNNNNNNNNNNNNNNNNNNNNNNNNNNNNNNNNNNNNNNNNNNNNNNNNNNNNNNNNNNNNNNNNNNNNNNNNNNNNNNNNNNNNNNNNNNNNNNNNNNNNNNNNNNNNNNNNNNNNNNNNNNNNNNNNNNNNNNNNNNNNNNNNNNNNNNNNNNNNNNNNNNNNNNNNNNNNNNNNNNNNNNNNNNNNNNNNNNNNNNNNNNNNNNNNNNNNNNNNNNNNNNNNNNNNNNNNNNNNNNNNNNNNNNNNNNNNNNNNNNNNNCGGTGCTCCAAAATGACCTGTTTTTAAGGGTATATTGATCGTGTGGCTTCTGTTGCTTTTTCTAGCTCAGTCTGTGCTATATTTAATTTGACTCTATTGGATCAGGTTTCAGCTAGCAAGGGTAGTCACAGAATAGAGTTCAAGCAAGTGTCCTCCCATTTGATTCTTGTTTGTCACCACCTTAGCACTTGTGTGCACTGAACTGGCAAGTTGTATTTCTGTTTAACATCACTCAGCCatatttttaaccttttaataTCCCACTTGtgttccatgttttttttgtatatttccaTCATCCCTCCTTTTTGTGcttgtggatttatttatttatttttgatggaTCACTTTAACCAGTGTTATTTGTGACCTGACTCTAATTGCATGTTCCTTTGACATGAAACCCTTATTCAAGTActatgtctttctttcttttgtactCCAAGTCGGAGACCACATGGTCCAAAATGCTGCTGGTTTCTGGCAACCATTTCCTTTTGTAAAGTTGTGTTTGAAGGATTTGAACCCAATATTAGACAGCATATCTACGGCCAACCTGAAATAGGTTTGCTATAAATCCCGGTGTTACAGCTGCCATATGGTTTTACCAACTGCAGACAAGGCCTAATTTGCCTGTTAGTAATGCCCTAGTTTTTTATATAATCTGgaacacaatgtatttaataGATTCAGTCTGCTATCTGATTTTAGTAAATTTATATTTTAGGTTAGCTATGTTAAAGCAGTAATACTAGTGCTGGGACACATCCGAATATTTgatcaaatattttttgacatgtattcagatacaaaaatcagatgttcatattcgctgcaaatgacaaataccttgcacttatttaccatctCACCAGACAGTTcagaaaatggcaaatgaaaaagagctctgtgtgatgtgCAAGGTGAatgaatatatgtaaaaaaaaaaaaacacaggatcaacacaccAGCTCTTGAGccactatttttttaaaagttttagacagcaaaaaattaacaaaccagattatgcgcatGCACACATGGTGTTCTCCTATGGAACGCCACCTGGGACAAAAACATGTGCTGCTTTGGAGTAGgtcagaaaaaaggcaagcagaTCATTCTGAAACGCCTCAATGTGGTGTAGTGATTTTtgtatagattatatatttttgttgcgactttgtggaatgtaaaatgaaaaccaaaactattcgtttttttccccttcacttttcAATGCCACTTCCacgtgttttatttgaagtgtttaaagttaaatttcagtttgtttgcttgttcagctatgAAAATGCACAAGTAAACcgcatgttattactttatgaaaacatgtctatgggCACTGTTTACTGTGAGGAAAcaacaatggcaaggaatgaaaagaaaaagaaatgtggtgtcaacattatgtactgtatttcaggaataaacaaaacaatgtttaactagCTATTTGGCATCCCTTGttctgtagttaattcactggggtttAAAGTAAGTTCTGCACAACTTATTCTTTATtcttgggatatttttctattttaacgtatTATATTGTAAGGTCTTTGGCCACACCCCCTgtccctgctgctatgctgtgtctgcctgtgttcagagcaatataatggcttttattactttttgaaaaaagaaagaatatctgaacgaatatttaaattggctgaaaatcctgtgttcgtcccagcactaagtaatacaagtgttatttttttattatttaagtattGCTTATTATGCCAAACAAGTCTTTAAACTTTGATACATTTGTGGCACATCAATTAAGATATGAAATATGGATTTTAGTATTGAAGACCTGTTTTTAGTATTTGAGTTCATTGACTCACAAAACACTATGAATGAAACTTTAACTCCTGCTTTTTTCTATACTGTTGGAAGTAATGGTTgaagtttaatttaaattgaattatatttaatCAATCCTATACAGGCTTTTCAAAAGCATGGATTAAAGTTTTTTGAATAAAGTCTCATGCAGTGTATTTGTTTTCCTGAGAGGGACAAATTGCTTGGTAATTTTTTTTCAAGCCGTTCTTGTGTGCATGTGGAGTGTCATTTCTGATTGAACCTTTCCGTTCCAGACCCAGTCAGTTAGTAGCACACTACAGAAACACAAATCCTCCTCCTCATTTACACCCTTTATCGATCCACGGCTGCTGCAGATTTCTCCATCCAGTGGAATGACTCTAACATCTGTGGGTAAGTACTGCTTAAGAGTACCTCCTGCGCCTGCCATACAAAGCGCCGCCTTTTAAAATTAACGGGTTAAGGTGTACGTAAGCTTTTGCTCTCactatacagtgacagttactagtttgatttgaaagtgGGGCATGAGAGAAAAACActtgagtattgtgcacaataccctggctgacggctgaagtctccacggcaggacgaagcaggccaaaataataaatgcaagttagttctgttcaactatctaatgttttgttctgtgcatattatttgtaCTCGTAAATTTGTGCtataaaggtctgtgtaatacactttgaTATGCTGTGTTTACTACGGTTTATTTGGCTGTgacaaacgttatttcaattaatgttggtaaccatgtttttgttgcatgttgaatatgataaaggggtttcactAACTGAGACGTATTTCAGTAGCATAAGTTTTTACCCATTCTCtgcttaaattgaaaaataacgATCAGGGAAGAaaactgtaaattatttttaataaaaacttcaatattaatcgtcgatttggcaaacaaataaaaatcgaATAGCAGCAAGCCTATATGTAATGGTGTAGTGCATTGACTACCTTTCGGGTTTCGGGTTTATTGAACTGTACTGCATCATCACTTGTATGATAAACTCTTACAGAATAAAGCCACATGATGTGTGTTCTATTCTACAGTAGGGTTTGAACCTATAAGGCCAGATGCTCTGAGACAGGATCCTACAAGGAAGGGGTCAGTGGTTAACGTGAATCCCACCAACACTAGACCTCAGAGTGACACCCCAGAAATCCGCAAGTACAAGAAAAGGTTCAACTCGGAGATCCTGTGTGCTGCATTATGGGGTattcttgtatttcttttttttttcgacATTTCAATTAAAAGATAGCAATCTGGTATTTACAGGACCTCTGTGTGTACATAACAGACGATGAGCTGCTGAAAGGAGAAGCCCAGACAATCCTGTGAGAGGCAGCGTTTAACAAACTGAAAGCTCTGAAAAGATCGTGTTTCAAAATGCAAAGCATGAATTGACATTTACTGCTCCAGTAGGAAAatcaatttgttatttttctttgtatttcctTCCTTGTCCTCCAGAGGGCTCCCTTAGTCCAACTTTCATAACTACTTTCGGCTAACTGTGAAAGCCATTTATTTAAGGCTTTTTATGAAATGAAAGATTTGTTCCAGCTGACAGTAAAATCAAGATTAAAGAGATGTAAAAGTGAACAAACTGCAAACTATGTAGGATTTTAGTTTGCGTCTAGCTttgtatgtccattttttttcGTTTGCAGTGTAAACTAATGAAGTAGTTCCTGGCTCTGAGCTTGCTTGACCTTTTTTAAATGCAAGATCAGCAGCAGAATTAGCGGCACTGATTCTTGGTCACTGTATCTGCACATATTGTGCTGTCTTTAGAAATGAACAGCAGGTGTTTCgggtttttttttggtagcaAATGCTTTCCTTTGGTGGAAGATGGCCTTATTTCTGTAGGGGAACATGTCTCTGCTACATTCACTTTCCTTGATGTACTACTGTGTCCTTGCCAACAACATAAGCTGATTCAAAACTTATCAAAATAAAAATTGTCAAGGTTGACATTAGTTTCACAGTCAGTACACTAATAcatgtaactttctttttttttgcttttgttttcaggtGTCAATCTGTTAGTAGGTACTGAAAGTGGTCTGATGCTGCTGGACAGGAGTGGGCAGGGAAAAGTGTATCCATTGATTAGCAGAAGGCGCTTTCAACAGATGGACGTGCTTGAAGGCTTGAATGTCCTGGTGACAATATCAGGTAAGCTTGTAAAGTATGCATAGTCCATGTAATATGAATCAATTGGAAATTTGTcaagtaaattttttttttttttttttttttttttaaataataattttaaaaatcattcaGATTTCCAGGACTTGGTTTACTGTTTGGAAGAGCCTACTCAAGCATCTCCTGTTGTAGCAGTTTCATTATGAGTTATTTGTGGTGAATGGGACATTTTGCAAGCAAGAATGACATTGCCTTTTGTCACGTGTGAATTTGAAATCCAGTCATattgatatttaattttgaaagttATCAAATTACATTATACTTTATGTAATCTAAACTTTTGATCATAAGTTATTATAGTATGGTTATTTGAGAATTTccatatgggggaaaaaaaaaaaacatatttaatatatggtagGAAAGTATGCTcctcatattttttatatatagaaattggcccctttttatatttaaaatatatgggatatattttagTCTCTAATCCATATCTTTATATGTTAAATacatggtgcaccatatattttcattagtctgtaatccttataaaataaatatatggattatagACTAAAGTAGATTTTAAATAtatcacatatattttaaatatataaaaaggggccaatttctacaTATGAAAAGTATGCTTTTCTACCatgtattaaatgtgtttgttcCGTAAGGGTAGGGGAGAATAAaatgattatgtacagtattttgaacTGCAAGAGAAATTTGCAATACTAGGCACTGCACCTTTAAATAAGTGAGGGGTGATAGTTTGTGGTCTTTGTGTTAAGTCATTTGATTGCAGTCTGAAACAATCTGTCACTCTGAACTCTATACAGTGCTGTTGGAGAAGTTTGTCAGGAAGTGTTGCCATCCAAAACCGTGACCTGAAACCGACTAAACAGGAAGTTGAGCAAATTGTGTAGCATGCAAGatacagaatttttttaaaagtaaaaactctgtttaaatgtatttgcctttgatttgcaaataaaatatatggaaaaagaaaaaaaaaacttaattttacaGCCTTTTAAACAAGGTCAGTAAACATAAGGCCTGTCTGCAGTTGCAAGTGCATTTCAAATACACAGGCTGACTTCAGTATTGTAGCCCTTTTTATTGTCCCCCAAAATCTCCTGTTGTCTTTTCTTCATTACTACTGTACAGTGCAAAGGATTACGGGACATGTGTTAGTTTCTATATTTCTTGTAAAAAACAGGATTTTTATAATTGTGGTGcctctaaaaatgtaattactgttttgACAGTGGAGGCTGTCGCCAATATCAGGAAGTGTAAGCTGTGTGAAATGTATTTAGGGCCTCTCTGAGACCTGGCTTCATTGGGCCAATGTTACCAAAGTgaatctgtgttttgtttttgactcTTGGCTACAGAAGTGAAGGCTAGTACCATCTATTGGCCCACTATACAACTTTGCTATTTTATATTACCAAAGAAAAGTGCTTTCTGGCCAGTCCGTCGAGagaaatgtggtgtttttttttttttttttttatacaaacacaaatatgaaATGTTGACCTGTTTGTCATTCTGACATTTATACTTATTACTTTGTGTTATAATTTACAGATTCAATGTATATCGCTTTGATTGGTGTCTGATTGTTTATCTCTAATTGTActctacaacattttaaaaactaaactgcTACAGTACTTTCAGAATAGCTTGGGTCCCTGCTCGCTCTGCAGCCTCTGATACACTGGCTACAAAGGCCCGAGCAGCATGTCTGCAGCGATTTTGATAGGTGGTCTTTGGAAATACCGCCTCAGAGTCCAATTGGCAAAGTTGCTGTCAATCGGGTCTGTAACCCCCCCCCGTCAGTGCTGCTTTCTGGGGATACAGTCGGTTTCCAAGTCTGAACGGCATCTGTTAAATTCTCTAATTGTGGCAGCAAGTGTTCATATctcattaatttacattttttcctaGGCAAGAAGAACAAACTGCGAGTGTATTACCTTTCCTGGTTACGGAACAAGATTTTGCATAATGATCCTGAAGTAGAAAAGAAGCAGGGTTGGACTACAGTTGGCGATTTGGAAGGCTGTGTGCACTATAATGTTGGTATGTCCTGTTCATACATGCTCTTTCTCTGTATTACATAAGaattacataagaaagtttacaaacgagaggaggccattcagcccatcttgctcgtttggttgttagtagcttattgatcccaaaatctcatcaagcagcttcttgaaggatcccagggtgtcagcttcaacaacattactagggagttgattccagaccctcacaattctctgtgtaaaaaagtgtctcctattttctgttctgaatgcccctttttctaaactccatttgtgacccctggtccttgtttcttttttcaggctgaaaaagtcccttgggtcgacactgtcaataccttttagaattttgaatgcttgaattaggtcgccacgtagtcttctttgttcaagactgaacagattcaattcttttagcctgtctgcatatgacatgccttttaagcccggaataattctggtcgctcttctttgcactctttctagagcagcaatatcttttttatagcgaggtgaccagaactgcacacaatattcaagatgaggtcttactagtgcattgtacagttttaacattacttcccttgatttaaattcaacacttttcacaatgtatccgagcatcttgttagccttttttatagcttccccacattgtctagatgaagacatttctgagtcaacaaaaactcctaggtctttttcatagattccttctccaatttcaacatctcccatatgatatttataatgtacatttttatttcctgcgtgcagtaccttacacttttctctattaaatgtcatttgccatgtgtctgcccagttctgaatcttgtctagatcattttgaatgacctttgctgctgcaacagtgtttgccactcctcctacttttgtgtcgtctgcaaatttaacaagtttgcttactataccagaatctaaatcattaatgtagattaggaatagcagaggacctaatactgatccctgtggtacactgctggttaccatactccattctgaggtttttcctctaatcagtactttctgttttctacatgttaaccactccctaatccatgtacatgtgtttccttgaatcccaactgcgttcagtttgagaattaatctcattgtgcgggactttgtcaaaagctttctggaaatctaaataaaccatgtcatatgctttgcaattatccattatcgatgttgtatcctcaaaaaaatcaagcaagttagttaggcacgatctccctttcctaaaaccatgttgactgtctcccagtaccctgttaccatataggtaattttccattttggatcttattatagtttccataagtttgcatataatagaagtcaggcttattttAGTGAGTTTGTGAGTGCCCTTtgttaaaggctttttttttttattatgaaaatacTGAAGAGCGTGGCAACTGGAGAGGTTGCACAAGGAGGTTTAGGCAAGTGAAGGCTCCCCAGGTGTAATTAAGTTAATTGAAGGCTGATAAAGCTGGTGGGTTGAATTTGAGCAGGGATTCATTTGGGCTGCATCTGCATTGATCCCTTAAATGCTGAAAGATAATTTGTTCcaattgttttacatgttttttagatttttagCTAGTTTGATGATCAGTTACTAGAAAAACGCAAGATAATCTTACTGTTTTGATCCTCCTCCCTGCTGTAAGAAGGCTTAAATACATCCCAGTAGCACTGTGTAATTTGAAGCACAAACATAAAACAGGCTTCATATTTTTTCACCGACCCAAAAACAATCATATTGTCACCAGTAAGAACTGCTCAGCCCatactttttttcagaaaacttaGGCATTAATTCTGAATCTTGGCTCCCTTCCAAACTGAAAAAATATCTAATAGCTGTGCTGTGTTCCTCAGTTAATGAAAAGACGCATTAGTGCTTTTAATGTCACGTTATTTATTGCAGTGTGAAATGTAAGACTGCTCTTTTCAAAAAGTGTGTGGGGAGGAACATGGCAGGATAGGGTCTCTTTTGGAATGCAGAAACCAGCCAATGGAAATGCTTCTCAAGAATCTGTTATTTTTTGGCCATGTGAACAAATATAGAACAGTAGTACAAACCATACAGAATCAATTAGTCAAGTACAACAGCAAACTGAATCTTGGCTCCCTTCCAAACTGAAAAAATATCTAATAGCTGTGCTGTGTTCCTCAGTTAATGAAAAAATGCATTAGTGCTTTTAATGTCACGTTATTTATTGCAGTGTGAAATGTAAGACTGCTTCTTTCAAAGTGTGGGGAGGAACGTGGCAGGATAGGGTCTCTTGAAATGCAGAAACCATCCAATGGAAATGCTTCTCAAGAATCTGTGTTATTTTTTGGCCATGTGAACAAATCTAGAACAGTAGTACAAAGCATACAGAATCAGTTAGTCAAgtacaacagcaaacaaaaaaaagtctgagGCTTTTCATGCCTTTTCATCTGCTCCATCcaaagtgaaatgagtttggtagCTTTGGCCTATTCCCCAGTAGATGTAACTCCACATTGCACTACCACAACAATTTAGCACTTTTGTCGGTCTCTGCTTGAGATGGGCAATTGACTGAAGAGCGTGGAGTGTTCATGTCGGGGTTGAGGTGAGAAGTAGCCAATCCTTAGCCTTTCATGAGTACTATTCAAATGCAATTTAGTTTTGAACAATACTCCTCTTGCTTTGAActtttattatgtgttaattAATGGCATGCTtttctttacagtaaaatatgagcGAATCAAGTTCTTAGTGATTGCTCTGAAGAATTCTGTGGAAGTCTATGCATGGGCCCCAAAGCCATACCATAAATTTATGGCCTTTAAGGTAAGGAGCAAAATCAATCATTTTCTAGTTACCTACACGTTGTTTCACCCAATATGTGCCGCCGTCGTtgttgttaatatatattttgattttttaataaacagtagtgaatttagtgtacattttttacttttttattgtatttactaacCTTGCTGTCT
The Polyodon spathula isolate WHYD16114869_AA chromosome 9, ASM1765450v1, whole genome shotgun sequence genome window above contains:
- the LOC121320451 gene encoding mitogen-activated protein kinase kinase kinase kinase 4-like, which encodes MTLTSVVGFEPIRPDALRQDPTRKGSVVNVNPTNTRPQSDTPEIRKYKKRFNSEILCAALWGVNLLVGTESGLMLLDRSGQGKVYPLISRRRFQQMDVLEGLNVLVTISGKKNKLRVYYLSWLRNKILHNDPEVEKKQGWTTVGDLEGCVHYNVVKYERIKFLVIALKNSVEVYAWAPKPYHKFMAFKSFGELIHRPLLVDLTVEEGQRLKVIYGSSAGFHAVDVDSGTVYDIYLPTHIQSSIQPHAIIILPNTDGIELLVCYEDEGVYVNTYGRITKDVVLQWGEMPTSVAYIRSNQIMGWGEKAIEIRSVETGHLDGVFMHKRAQRLKFLCERNDKVFFASVRSGGSSQVYFMTLGRSSLLSW